Proteins encoded together in one Coffea arabica cultivar ET-39 chromosome 2c, Coffea Arabica ET-39 HiFi, whole genome shotgun sequence window:
- the LOC140003880 gene encoding LIM domain-containing protein WLIM2b-like — translation MSFIGTQQKCKACVKTVYPVELLSADGVSYHKSCFKCSHCKGTLKLSNYSSMEGVLYCKPHYEQLFKETGSFNKSFQSPAKSAEKLTPELTRSPSKAAGMFSGTQDKCATCGKTAYPLEKVTVENQSYHKSCFKCSHGGCSLSPSNYAALDGILYCKPHFSQLFKEKGSYNHLIKSASVKRPATAVPDA, via the exons ATGTCTTTCATTGGGACCCAACAAAAATGCAAGGCCTGTGTGAAGACTGTGTATCCTGTGGAGCTTTTGTCTGCTGATGGAGTTAGCTATCACAAATCTTGCTTCAAATGCTCCCATTGCAAGGGCACCCTCAAG CTGAGTAATTACTCTTCGATGGAAGGTGTTTTGTATTGCAAGCCTCACTATGAGCAGCTCTTCAAGGAGACTGGCAGTTTCAACAAGAGCTTTCAATCTC CTGCAAAGTCAGCTGAGAAGTTAACTCCGGAGCTG ACGAGATCACCTAGCAAAGCTGCTGGCATGTTTTCTGGGACACAAGACAAGTGTGCCACTTGTGGCAAAACTGCGTACCCCTTGGAAAAG GTTACAGTGGAGAACCAAAGCTATCACAAGTCATGTTTCAAGTGTTCTCATGGTGGGTGTTCTCTGTCTCCCTCAAATTATGCTGCACTGGATGGTATTTTGTACTGCAAACCTCATTTCTCGCAGCTTTTCAAGGAGAAAGGCAGCTACAACCATTTAATCAAGTCTGCATCAGTCAAGCGGCCAGCTACAGCTGTTCCAGATGCTTAG
- the LOC113730408 gene encoding proliferating cell nuclear antigen, which produces MFELRLVQGSLLKKVLESIKDLVNDANFDCSSTGFSLQAMDSSHVALVALLLRSEGFEHYRCDRNLTMGMNLANMAKMLKCAGNDDIITIKADDGTDTVTFMFESPSQDKISDFEMKLMDIDSEHLGIPEAEYEAIIRMPSAEFARICRDLSSIGDTVVISVTKEGVRFSARGDIGAANIVCRQNATVDKPEDATIIEMQEPVTLTFALRYMNSFTKATPLAEQVTISMSSDLPVVVEYKVAGMGYIRYYLAPKIEEEEEEEVAAHAQTKPKAETKLKAETKPKVEPELMEVAEDEKESKPPAESKPKEEPQLLECHKLDEESKPLVDGKPKVENKLGASTNGEIEIMDIEQ; this is translated from the exons ATGTTTGAACTGAGACTGGTACAGGGGAGTTTGTTGAAGAAAGTTCTTGAATCCATCAAGGACTTGGTGAATGATGCAAATTTCGACTGTTCCTCAACTGGGTTCTCTCTTCAGGCCATGGATTCCAGCCACGTGGCCCTGGTGGCCCTCCTTCTCCGATCGGAGGGCTTCGAGCACTACCGCTGCGACCGCAACCTGACGATGGGCATGAACCTGGCGAACATGGCTAAGATGCTCAAATGTGCTGGCAATGATGACATCATTACTATCAAGGCTGACGATGGAACTGATACTGTTACCTTCATGTTTGAAAGCCCCT CTCAAGACAAGATATCTGATTTTGAAATGAAGCTTATGGACATTGATAGCGAGCATCTTGGGATTCCAGAAGCCGAGTATGAGGCTATTATTAGGATGCCATCAGCAGAGTTTGCAAGGATTTGCAGAGATCTTAGCAGCATTGGTGACACTG TTGTAATATCTGTGACAAAAGAAGGTGTGAGGTTTTCCGCAAGAGGTGACATTGGTGCAGCAAACATTGTCTGCAGGCAGAATGCAACAGTGGACAAG CCAGAAGATGCTACGATTATAGAAATGCAGGAACCAGTTACATTGACGTTTGCATTGAGGTACATGAACTCGTTCACAAAGGCCACCCCACTTGCTGAGCAAGTGACAATCAGCATGTCCTCTGATCTACCTGTTGTGGTTGAATACAAAGTCGCAGGGATGGGTTACATCAGGTACTATTTAGCTCCAAagatagaagaagaagaagaagaagaggttgCAGCTCATGCACAAACCAAACCAAAGGCGGAAACCAAGTTGAAAGCGGAGACAAAGCCTAAAGTGGAACCTGAGCTTATGGAAGTTGCAGAAGATGAGAAAGAGAGCAAGCCACCAGCAGAAAGCAAGCCTAAAGAGGAACCTCAGCTTTTAGAATGCCATAAGCTTGACGAAGAAAGCAAGCCTCTTGTTGATGGCAAGCCTAAAGTAGAAAATAAGCTCGGAGCAAGCACTAATGGTGAAATTGAGATCATGGATATTGAGCAGTAG
- the LOC113730409 gene encoding probable sugar phosphate/phosphate translocator At3g11320: MKAAAGLTSASSRLFTFGLVTAWYSSNIGVLLLNKYLLSNYGFRYPIFLTMCHMTACSLLSYIAIAWLKMVPMQTIRSRKQFFKISALSLVFCGSVVSGNISLRFLPVSFNQAIGATTPFFTAVFAYLMTFKREAWLTYVTLIPVVTGVVIASGGEPSFHLFGFIMCVGATAARALKSVLQGILLSSEGEKLNSMNLLLYMAPIAVVLLLPATLYMEKNVVGITLALAKNDIRIIWYLLFNSALAYFVNLTNFLVTKHTSALTLQVLGNAKGAVAVVVSILIFRNPVSVTGMLGYSLTVFGVVLYSEAKKRSK; encoded by the exons ATGAAGGCGGCAGCAGGACTAACGTCAGCTTCCAGCCGGCTGTTTACGTTCGGTCTGGTGACGGCCTGGTATTCGTCGAATATAGGAGTTTTGTTGCTCAACAAATATTTGCTCAGCAATTATGGGTTCAGGTATCCGATCTTTTTAACTATGTGTCATATGACGGCGTGTTCTTTGTTGAGCTACATTGCGATTGCTTGGTTGAAGATGGTCCCCATGCAGACTATAAGATCTAGGAAACAGTTCTTCAAGATCTCTGCTTTGAGTCTCGTCTTTTGTGGATCCGTTGTTAGCGGTAATATCTCCCTCCGTTTTTTGCCCGTCTCCTTTAATCAGGCCATTGGTGCTACCACGCCGTTCTTCACGGCCGTCTTTGCGTATTTGATGACCTTTAAGAGAGAGGCTTGGTTGACTTATGTCACTCTCATTCCTGTTGTCACTGGAGTCGTGATTGCCAGTGGG GGCGAGCCAAGTTTCCACTTATTTGGGTTTATTATGTGCGTTGGTGCAACAGCTGCAAGGGCCCTCAAGTCTGTACTACAGGGAATTTTACTTTCTTCTGAGGG GGAAAAGCTGAATTCCATGAATCTTCTGCTGTACATGGCTCCTATAGCTGTTGTACTTCTACTTCCTGCCACACTGTACATGGAGAAAAATGTAGTTGGTATCACATTGGCACTGGCAAAAAATGATATCAGGATTATCTGGTATCTGCTATTCAATTCAGCACTTGCATATTTTGtgaatttgaccaattttttgGTCACAAAACACACCAGTGCTCTGACTCTTCAG GTCCTTGGAAACGCAAAAGGTGCTGTTGCTGTTGTTGTCTCAATACTAATATTTAGGAATCCAGTATCAGTTACAGGGATGCTTGGCTATTCACTCACAGTGTTTGGAGTGGTGCTCTACAGTGAAGCCAAGAAGCGTAGTAAATGA